Proteins encoded together in one Urocitellus parryii isolate mUroPar1 chromosome 3, mUroPar1.hap1, whole genome shotgun sequence window:
- the Clec3b gene encoding tetranectin produces the protein MELWGAYLLLCLFTLLTPITAESPTPKVKKAANVKKDVVSPKMLEEFKNRLDSLAQEVALLKEQQALQTVCLKGTKVHMKCFLAFPQPKTFHEASEDCISRGGTLGTPQTGSENDALYEYARQSVGSEAEVWLGLNDMAAEGSWVDMTGGRVAYKNWETEITAQPDGGKTENCAALAGAANGKWFDKRCRDALPYICQFAIV, from the exons ATGGAGCTCTGGGGAGCCTACTTACTCCTCTGTCTCTTTACTCTCCTGACCCCCATCACTGCTGAGTCGCCAACCCCCAAGGTCAAGAAGGCTGCAAATGTCAAGAAAG ATGTCGTGAGCCCAAAGATGCTTGAGGAGTTTAAGAACCGGCTGGACAGCCTGGCCCAGGAGGTGGCCCTGCTAAAGGAACAGCAGGCCCTGCAGACGG TCTGCCTTAAGGGCACCAAGGTGCACATGAAGTGCTTCCTGGCCTTCCCCCAGCCGAAGACCTTCCACGAGGCGAGCGAGGACTGCATCTCGCGCGGGGGCACGCTGGGCACGCCGCAGACCGGCTCCGAGAACGACGCCCTGTACGAGTACGCGCGCCAGAGCGTGGGCAGCGAGGCCGAGGTGTGGCTGGGCCTCAACGACATGGCAGCCGAGGGCTCCTGGGTGGACATGACCGGCGGCCGCGTGGCCTACAAGAACTGGGAGACCGAGATCACGGCGCAGCCAGACGGCGGCAAAACCGAGAACTGCGCCGCCCTGGCCGGCGCGGCCAACGGCAAGTGGTTCGACAAGCGCTGCCGCGACGCGCTGCCCTACATCTGCCAGTTCGCCATCGTGTAG